Proteins from one Mastacembelus armatus chromosome 16, fMasArm1.2, whole genome shotgun sequence genomic window:
- the LOC113122824 gene encoding uncharacterized protein LOC113122824: MGSRLLLCALGVLLSCPAQCLESDEEGLSCSSITCSEDEVCEMSGDYPSCVPKSGEGSLSCSSITCKANEVCEMKGGSPSCVPKPVEVKPVPHHVGWPGREFFLSFMQNYLPNYDAPRFQLYITAVQPNARVTVQVPSLKFKEEHTINAGNGATFSLPTTVEIYGSVKSPNTVHIEASADVTVTALSYKQYTADTAVIFPVTDWGTEYFIFTPTGTPQGSFKEFSVTNGKESNKVEIFPQGSISFQGRVYDSGSQMVIDLQPYESVQLQSPHDLSGTRVTSQRPVAVFTGHTCTWQFSKCNFVFEQLLPVSGWGSSFIVPPLSIQTKYDSVFLQASQPTKVTVQYPSRQDVLSLTGGQFKELQYHSPETLSIQADQGIQVLLFFNGVTLNLDKYYDSFLMTILSTDRYCSSYSIEALQDFENQILIVAQTSAIAELRIDGVNLPATVQWKKVTGTDFSWAEMPVKYTPDRNRHTVSSSGSSFALYTIGFSHMNGYGSPAQCLQPVEGPLSCSSITCNANEVCEMKGGSPSCVPKPVKRKPVPHHVGWPGREFFLSFMQNYLPNYDAPRFQLYITAVQPNSRVTVQVPSLKFKEEQTINAGNGATFSLPTTVEIYGSVKSPNTVHIEASADVTVTALSYKQYTADTAVIFPVTDWGTEYFIFTPTGTPQGSFKEFSVTNGKESNKVEIFPQGSISFQGRVYDSGSQMVIDLQPYESVQLQSPHDLSGTRVTSQRPVAVFTGHTCTWQFSKCNFVFEQLLPVSGWGSSFIVPPLSIQTKYDSVFLQASQPTKVTVQYPSRQDVLSLTGGQFKELQYHSPETLSIQADQGIQVLLFFNGVTLNLDKYYDSFLMTILSTDRYCSSYSIEALQDFENQILIVAQTSAIAELRIDGVNLPATVQWKKVTGTDFSWAEMPVKYTPDRNRHTVSSSGSSFALYTIGFSHMNGYGSPAQCLQPVEGPLSCSSITCNANEVCEMKGGSPSCVPKPVKRKPVPHHVGWPGREFFLSFMQNYLPNYDAPRFQLYITAVQPNSRVTVQVPSLKFKEEQTINAGNGATFSLPTTVEIYGSVKSPNTVHIEASADVTVTALSYKQYTADTAVIFPVTDWGTEYFIFTPTGTPQGSFKEFSVTNGKESNKVEIFPQGSISFQGRVYDSGSQMVIDLQPYESVQLQSPHDLSGTRVTSQRPVAVFTGHSCTWQFSKCNFVFEQLLPVSGWGSSFIVPPLSIQTKYDSVFLQASQPTKVTVQYPSRQDVLSLTGGQFKELQYHSPETLSIQADQGIQVLLFFNGVTLNLDKYYDPFLMTILSTDRYCSSYSIEALQDFENQILIVAQTSVIAELRIDGVNLPATVQWKKVTGTDFSWAEMPVKYTPDRNRHTVSSSGSSFALYTIGFSHMNGYGSPAHCLQPVEGPLSCSSITCNANEVCEMKGGSPSCVPKPVKRKPVPHHVGWPGREFFLSFMQNYLPNYDAPRFQLYITAVQPNARVTVQVPSLKFKEEHTINAGNGATFSLPTTVEIYGSVKSPNTVHIEASADVTVTALSYKQYTADTAVIFPVTDWGTEYFIFTPTGTPQGSFKEFSVTNGKESNKVEIFPQGSISFQGRVYGSGSQMVIDLQPYESVQLQSPHDLSGTRVTSQRPVAVFTGHTCTWQFSKCNFVFEQLLPVSGWGSSFIVPPLSIQTKYDSVFLQASQPTKVTVQYPSRQDVLSLTGGQFKELQYHSPETLSIQADQDIQVLLFFNGVTLNLDKYYDPFLMTILSTDRYCSSYSIEALQDFENQILIVAQTSAIAELRIDGVNLPATVQWKKVTGTDFSWAEMPVKYTPDRNRHTVSSSGSSFALYTIGFSHMNGYGSPAQCLQPVEGPLSCSSITCNANEVCEMKGGSPSCVPKPVKRKPVPHHVGWPGREFFLSFMQNYLPNYDAPRFQLYITAVQPNARVTVQVPSLKFKEEHTINAGNGATFSLPTTVEIYGSVKSPNTVHIEASADVTVTALSYKQYTADTAVIFPVTDWGTEYFIFTPTGTPQGFFKEFSVTNGKESNKVEIFPRASISFQGRVYDSGSQMVIDLQPYESVQLQSPHDLSGTRVTSQRPVAVFTGHSCTWQFSKCNFVFEQLLPVSGWGSSFIVPPLSIQTKYDSVFLQASQPTKVTVQYPSRQDVLSLTGGQFKELQYHSPETLSIQADQGIQVLLFFNGVTLNLDKYYDPFLMTILSTDRYCSSYSIEALQDFENQILIVAQTSAIAELRIDGVNLPATVQWKKVTGTDFSWAEMPVKYTPDRNRHTVSSSGSSFALYTIGFSHMNGYGSPAHCLQPVEGPLSCSSITCNANEVCEMKGGSPSCVPKPVKRKPVPHHVGWPGREFFLSFMQNYLPNYDAPRFQLYITAVQPNARVTVQVPSLKFKEEHTINAGNGATFSLPTTVEIYGSVKSPNTVHIEASADVTVTALSYKQYTADTAVIFPVTDWGTEYFIFTPTGTPQGSFKEFSVTNGKESNKVEIFPQGSISFQGRVYGSGSQMVIDLQPYESVQLQSPHDLSGTRVTSQRPVAVFTGHTCTWQFSKCNFVFEQLLPVSGWGSSFIVPPLSIQTKYDSVFLQASQPTKVTVQYPSRQDVLSLTGGQFKELQYHSPETLSIQADQDIQVLLFFNGVTLNKDKYYDPFLMTILSTDRYCSSYSIEALQDFENQILIVAQTSAIAELRIDGVNLPATVQWKKVTGTDFSWAEMLVKYTPDRNRHTVSSSGSSFALYTIGFSHMNGYGSPAQCLQPVEGPLSCSSITCNANEVCEMKGGSPSCVPKPVKRKRGTCWAVGDPHYRTFDGRYYDFMGTCTYVIAKKRGTDGQLPDFEVLAQNENRESLRVSYVGLVTVKVYGFTITVVRSETGRVRIDNTLWSLPVALNNNKLMMFQSGRSVVIEADFGLNVRYDYNNFLVVTLSDSYAGKTCGLCGNFNGNPKDDFTTPSGTQADGLVAFASSWKVPGLIEDALCRDDCVGGCERCENSLMNIWAGDSFCGLITLTINGPFSKCHAAIDPQAYLENCKYDVCMGGGLRHFLCKALEAYTEACQLAEIQIEDWRTIAQCPPKCPANSHYELCGSSCPATCSDPTAPSKCKRPCVETCTCNAGFLLSGNQCVPDTQCGCTHEGRYVPAGESFWADQGCQRWCKCVAGSRRVECQDKTCGAGQQCQVVEGIRKCKAASHSTCQATGDPHYKTFDKQKFDFQGTCVYQLVALCSKNKELVPFEVLVQNDHRGSKVVSYTKLVEIKVYSLSIVITKTYKGRILVNDELLNLPVSLAEGRVSVYLSGMFAVVTTDFGLKLSFNWESAAFVTLPSTYMEAVCGLCGNYNGKPQDDLIPKNGDKPVSPADFGDSWQVAEIPGCVRGCEGVCPSCDTRKKAQYETGDFCGILTDPKGPFRDCHAKVDPAGFFEDCVYDVCMYNGKKDVLCQAITAYTSACQTAGATVYSWRTSQFCAVKCPANSHYDICATACPATCQSLGPPQGCRGQCKEGCSCDEGSILSGDTCVPFSQCGCYENGKTYTVGQAVVDKDCSSKCVCQASGLMKCEKLSCASGEECGLRDGVRGCHVKQGRCKINQVGLLTSFDGMSGAIEAQGAFDIASLCDESTKLWFRVVVDVRVCSEGASPTVASVYVFFKQTIVTVNSQQETWVNGRKVSLPSKVMDELSVQISGNTVIIDIASVVRVTYSVSQEVTVIVDSSLSGKMCGACGNYNNNSKDDMTTADGKIATDVSVVIGSWSAGDFSRCGL, translated from the exons ATGGGGAGTCGGTTGCTGCTTTGTGCGTTGGGGGTTTTACTCAGCt GTCCAGCACAATGTCTAGAGTCAG ACGAAGAAGGTTTGTCCTGCAGTAGTATCACCTGCAGTGAGGATGAGGTGTGTGAGATGTCGGGAGACTATCCATCCTGTGTCCCCAAATCTG GAGAAGGATCTTTGTCCTGCAGCAGTATTACCTGCAAAGCCAATGAGGTGTGTGAGATGAAGGGAGGTTCTCCATCCTGTGTTCCCAAGCCAGTGGAAGTCAAACCTG TTCCACATCACGTTGGATGGCCTGGGAGGGAGTTCTTCCTCTCATTCATGCAGAATTATCTTCCAAATTATGATGCACCTCGCTTTCAGCTCTACATCACTGCTGTTCAACCCAATGCGAGAGTGACAGTGCAGGTGCCTTCGTTAAAGTTTAAGGAAGAGCACACAATAAATGCAGGAAATGGGGCCACCTTCAGTCTCCCTACGACTGTTGAGATATATGGCAGTGTGAAGTCTCCCAACACAGTGCACATTGAAGCCTCAGCAGATGTGACTGTAACTGCCTTGAGCTACAAGCAGTACACAGCAGACACTGCTGTGATATTTCCTGTCACTGACTGGGGAACAGAATATTTCATCTTTACACCTACTGGAACTCCCCAAGGCTCCTTCAAAGAGTTCTCAGTCACAAATGGTAAAGAGAGCAACAAAGTAGAGATTTTTCCACAAGGCTCAATCAGTTTCCAGGGTCGTGTGTATGATAGTGGCAGCCAGATGGTAATAGATCTGCAGCCATATGAAAGTGTCCAGCTCCAGAGCCCACATGACCTTTCTGGCACCAGAGTTACCTCCCAACGCCCTGTTGCAGTTTTCACGGGTCACACTTGCACCTGGCAGTTTTCAAAatgtaactttgtttttgagCAGCTCCTGCCGGTAAGCGGCTGGGGATCCAGCTTCATTGTGCCTCCCCTGAGCATCCAGACAAAATATGACAGTGTGTTCCTCCAGGCCTCGCAGCCCACCAAAGTCACAGTGCAATATCCCAGCCGTCAAGATGTTTTGAGTTTGACTGGGGGGCAGTTTAAGGAGCTCCAGTACCACAGTCCTGAAACACTGTCCATTCAGGCTGATCAAGGCATTCAGGTCCTCCTGTTCTTCAATGGTGTCACACTGAACTTGGATAAATATTATGACTCTTTCTTGATGACAATCCTGTCTACAGACCGCTACTGCTCCTCCTACTCAATAGAAGCTTTGCAGGACTTTGAAAACCAAATCCTAATTGTAGCACAGACCAGTGCCATAGCAGAACTCCGGATTGATGGTGTGAATCTCCCGGCTACTGTCCAGTGGAAAAAGGTTACAGGGACAGATTTCTCTTGGGCAGAGATGCCTGTCAAATACAcacctgacagaaacagacacactgtgAGCAGCTCAGGTTCCAGCTTTGCTCTCTACACTATTGGTTTCAGCCACATGAATGGTTATGGCAGCCCAGCACAATGTCTACAGCCAG TAGAAGGACCTTTGTCCTGCAGCAGTATCACCTGCAATGCCAATGAGGTGTGTGAGATGAAGGGAGGCTCTCCATCCTGTGTTCCCAagccagtgaaaagaaaacctg TTCCACATCACGTTGGATGGCCTGGGAGGGAGTTCTTCCTCTCATTCATGCAGAATTATCTTCCAAATTATGATGCACCTCGCTTTCAGCTCTACATCACTGCTGTTCAGCCCAATTCGAGAGTGACAGTGCAGGTGCCTTCGTTAAAGTTTAAGGAAGAGCAAACAATAAATGCAGGAAATGGGGCCACCTTCAGTCTCCCTACTACTGTTGAGATATATGGCAGTGTGAAGTCTCCCAACACAGTGCACATTGAAGCCTCAGCAGATGTGACTGTAACTGCCTTGAGCTACAAGCAGTACACAGCAGACACTGCTGTGATATTTCCTGTCACTGACTGGGGAACAGAATATTTCATCTTTACACCTACTGGAACTCCCCAAGGCTCCTTCAAAGAGTTCTCAGTCACAAATGGTAAAGAGAGCAACAAAGTAGAGATTTTTCCACAAGGCTCAATCAGTTTCCAGGGTCGTGTGTATGATAGTGGCAGCCAGATGGTAATAGATCTGCAGCCATATGAAAGTGTCCAGCTCCAGAGCCCACATGACCTTTCTGGCACCAGAGTTACCTCCCAACGCCCTGTTGCAGTTTTCACGGGTCACACTTGCACCTGGCAGTTTTCAAAatgtaactttgtttttgagCAGCTCCTGCCGGTAAGCGGCTGGGGATCCAGCTTCATTGTGCCTCCCCTGAGCATCCAGACAAAATATGACAGTGTGTTCCTCCAGGCCTCGCAGCCCACCAAAGTCACAGTGCAATATCCCAGCCGTCAAGATGTTTTGAGTTTGACTGGGGGGCAGTTTAAGGAGCTCCAGTACCACAGTCCTGAAACACTGTCCATTCAGGCTGATCAAGGCATTCAGGTCCTCCTGTTCTTCAATGGTGTCACACTGAACTTGGATAAATATTATGACTCTTTCTTGATGACAATCCTGTCTACAGACCGCTACTGCTCCTCCTACTCAATAGAAGCTTTGCAGGACTTTGAAAACCAAATCCTAATTGTAGCACAGACCAGTGCCATAGCAGAACTCCGGATTGATGGTGTGAATCTCCCGGCTACTGTCCAGTGGAAAAAGGTTACAGGGACAGATTTCTCTTGGGCAGAGATGCCTGTCAAATACAcacctgacagaaacagacacactgtgAGCAGCTCAGGTTCCAGCTTTGCTCTCTACACTATTGGTTTCAGCCACATGAATGGTTATGGCAGCCCAGCACAATGTCTACAGCCAG TAGAAGGACCTTTGTCCTGCAGCAGTATCACCTGCAATGCCAATGAGGTGTGTGAGATGAAGGGAGGCTCTCCATCCTGTGTTCCCAagccagtgaaaagaaaacctg TTCCACATCACGTTGGATGGCCTGGGAGGGAGTTCTTCCTCTCATTCATGCAGAATTATCTTCCAAATTATGATGCACCTCGCTTTCAGCTCTACATCACTGCTGTTCAGCCCAATTCGAGAGTGACAGTGCAGGTGCCTTCGTTAAAGTTTAAGGAAGAGCAAACAATAAATGCAGGAAATGGGGCCACCTTCAGTCTCCCTACGACTGTTGAGATATATGGCAGTGTGAAGTCTCCCAACACAGTGCACATTGAAGCCTCAGCAGATGTGACTGTAACTGCCTTGAGCTACAAGCAGTACACAGCAGACACTGCTGTGATATTTCCTGTCACTGACTGGGGAACAGAATATTTCATCTTTACACCTACTGGAACTCCCCAAGGCTCCTTCAAAGAGTTCTCAGTCACAAATGGTAAAGAGAGCAACAAAGTAGAGATTTTTCCACAAGGCTCAATCAGTTTCCAGGGTCGTGTGTATGATAGTGGCAGCCAGATGGTAATAGATCTGCAGCCATATGAAAGTGTCCAGCTCCAGAGCCCACATGACCTTTCTGGCACCAGAGTTACCTCCCAACGCCCTGTTGCAGTTTTCACGGGTCACTCTTGCACCTGGCAGTTTTCAAAatgtaactttgtttttgagCAGCTCCTGCCGGTAAGCGGCTGGGGATCCAGCTTCATTGTGCCTCCCCTGAGCATCCAGACAAAATATGACAGTGTGTTCCTCCAGGCCTCGCAGCCCACCAAAGTCACAGTGCAATATCCCAGCCGTCAAGATGTTTTGAGTTTGACTGGGGGGCAGTTTAAGGAGCTCCAGTACCACAGTCCTGAAACACTGTCCATTCAGGCTGATCAAGGCATTCAGGTCCTCCTGTTCTTCAATGGTGTCACACTGAACTTGGATAAATATTATGACCCTTTCTTGATGACAATCCTGTCTACAGACCGCTACTGCTCCTCCTACTCAATAGAAGCTTTGCAGGACTTTGAAAACCAAATCCTAATTGTAGCACAGACCAGTGTCATAGCAGAACTCCGGATTGATGGTGTGAATCTCCCGGCTACTGTCCAGTGGAAAAAGGTTACAGGGACAGATTTCTCTTGGGCAGAGATGCCTGTCAAATACAcacctgacagaaacagacacactgtgAGCAGCTCAGGTTCCAGCTTTGCTCTCTACACTATTGGTTTCAGCCACATGAATGGTTATGGCAGCCCAGCACATTGTCTACAGCCAG TAGAAGGACCTTTGTCCTGCAGCAGTATCACCTGCAATGCCAATGAGGTGTGTGAGATGAAGGGAGGCTCTCCATCCTGTGTCCCCAagccagtgaaaagaaaacctg TTCCACATCACGTTGGATGGCCTGGGAGGGAGTTCTTCCTCTCATTCATGCAGAATTATCTTCCAAATTATGATGCACCTCGCTTTCAGCTCTACATCACTGCTGTTCAACCCAATGCGAGAGTGACAGTGCAGGTGCCTTCGTTAAAGTTTAAGGAAGAGCACACAATAAATGCAGGAAATGGGGCCACCTTCAGTCTCCCTACGACTGTTGAGATATATGGCAGTGTGAAGTCTCCCAACACAGTGCACATTGAAGCCTCAGCAGATGTGACTGTAACTGCCTTGAGCTACAAGCAGTACACAGCAGACACTGCTGTGATATTTCCTGTCACTGACTGGGGAACAGAATATTTCATCTTTACACCTACTGGAACTCCCCAAGGCTCCTTCAAAGAGTTCTCAGTCACAAATGGTAAAGAGAGCAACAAAGTAGAGATTTTTCCACAAGGCTCAATCAGTTTCCAGGGTCGTGTCTATGGTAGTGGCAGCCAGATGGTAATAGATCTGCAGCCATATGAAAGTGTCCAGCTCCAGAGCCCACATGACCTTTCTGGCACCAGAGTTACCTCCCAACGCCCTGTTGCAGTTTTCACGGGTCACACTTGCACCTGGcaattttcaaaatgtaactttgtttttgagCAGCTCCTGCCGGTAAGCGGCTGGGGATCCAGCTTCATTGTGCCTCCCCTGAGCATCCAGACAAAATATGACAGTGTGTTCCTCCAGGCCTCGCAGCCCACCAAAGTCACAGTGCAATATCCCAGCCGTCAAGATGTTTTGAGTTTGACTGGGGGGCAGTTTAAGGAGCTCCAGTACCACAGTCCTGAAACACTGTCCATTCAGGCTGATCAAGACATTCAGGTCCTCCTGTTCTTCAATGGTGTCACACTGAACTTGGATAAATATTATGACCCTTTCTTGATGACAATCCTGTCTACAGACCGCTACTGCTCCTCCTACTCAATAGAAGCTTTGCAGGACTTTGAAAACCAAATCCTAATTGTAGCACAGACCAGTGCCATAGCAGAACTCCGGATTGATGGTGTGAATCTCCCGGCTACTGTCCAGTGGAAAAAGGTTACAGGGACGGATTTCTCTTGGGCAGAGATGCCTGTCAAATACAcacctgacagaaacagacacactgtgAGCAGCTCAGGTTCCAGCTTTGCTCTCTACACTATTGGTTTCAGCCACATGAATGGTTATGGCAGCCCAGCACAATGTCTACAGCCAG TAGAAGGACCTTTGTCCTGCAGCAGTATCACCTGCAATGCCAATGAGGTGTGTGAGATGAAGGGAGGCTCTCCATCCTGTGTCCCCAagccagtgaaaagaaaacctg TTCCACATCACGTTGGATGGCCTGGGAGGGAGTTCTTCCTCTCATTCATGCAGAATTATCTTCCAAATTATGATGCACCTCGCTTTCAGCTCTACATCACTGCTGTTCAACCCAATGCGAGAGTGACAGTGCAGGTGCCTTCGTTAAAGTTTAAGGAAGAGCACACAATAAATGCAGGAAATGGGGCCACCTTCAGTCTCCCTACGACTGTTGAGATATATGGCAGTGTGAAGTCTCCCAACACAGTGCACATTGAAGCCTCAGCAGATGTGACTGTAACTGCCTTGAGCTACAAGCAGTACACAGCAGACACTGCTGTGATATTTCCTGTCACTGACTGGGGAACAGAATATTTCATCTTTACACCTACTGGAACTCCCCAAGGCTTCTTCAAAGAGTTCTCAGTCACAAATGGTAAAGAGAGCAACAAAGTAGAGATTTTTCCACGAGCCTCAATCAGTTTCCAGGGTCGTGTGTATGATAGTGGCAGCCAGATGGTAATAGATCTGCAGCCATATGAAAGTGTCCAGCTCCAGAGCCCACATGACCTTTCTGGCACCAGAGTTACCTCCCAACGCCCTGTTGCAGTTTTCACGGGTCACTCTTGCACCTGGCAGTTTTCAAAatgtaactttgtttttgagCAGCTCCTGCCGGTAAGCGGCTGGGGATCCAGCTTCATTGTGCCTCCCCTGAGCATCCAGACAAAATATGACAGTGTGTTCCTCCAGGCCTCGCAGCCCACCAAAGTCACAGTGCAATATCCCAGCCGTCAAGATGTTTTGAGTTTGACTGGGGGGCAGTTTAAGGAGCTCCAGTACCACAGTCCTGAAACACTGTCCATTCAGGCTGATCAAGGCATTCAGGTCCTCCTGTTCTTCAATGGTGTCACACTGAACTTGGATAAATATTATGACCCTTTCTTGATGACAATCCTGTCTACAGACCGCTACTGCTCCTCCTACTCAATAGAAGCTTTGCAGGACTTTGAAAACCAAATCCTAATTGTAGCACAGACCAGTGCCATAGCAGAACTCCGGATTGATGGTGTGAATCTCCCGGCTACTGTCCAGTGGAAAAAGGTTACAGGGACAGATTTCTCTTGGGCAGAGATGCCTGTCAAATACAcacctgacagaaacagacacactgtgAGCAGCTCAGGTTCCAGCTTTGCTCTCTACACTATTGGTTTCAGCCACATGAATGGTTATGGCAGCCCAGCACATTGTCTACAGCCAG TAGAAGGACCTTTGTCCTGCAGCAGTATCACCTGCAATGCCAATGAGGTGTGTGAGATGAAGGGAGGCTCTCCATCCTGTGTCCCCAagccagtgaaaagaaaacctg TTCCACATCACGTTGGATGGCCTGGGAGGGAGTTCTTCCTCTCATTCATGCAGAATTATCTTCCAAATTATGATGCACCTCGCTTTCAGCTCTACATCACTGCTGTTCAACCCAATGCGAGAGTGACAGTGCAGGTGCCTTCGTTAAAGTTTAAGGAAGAGCACACAATAAATGCAGGAAATGGGGCCACCTTCAGTCTCCCTACGACTGTTGAGATATATGGCAGTGTGAAGTCTCCCAACACAGTGCACATTGAAGCCTCAGCAGATGTGACTGTAACTGCCTTGAGCTACAAGCAGTACACAGCAGACACTGCTGTGATATTTCCTGTCACTGACTGGGGAACAGAATATTTCATCTTTACACCTACTGGAACTCCCCAAGGCTCCTTCAAAGAGTTCTCAGTCACAAATGGTAAAGAGAGCAACAAAGTAGAGATTTTTCCACAAGGCTCAATCAGTTTCCAGGGTCGTGTCTATGGTAGCGGCAGCCAGATGGTAATAGATCTGCAGCCATATGAAAGTGTCCAGCTCCAGAGCCCACATGACCTTTCTGGCACCAGAGTTACCTCCCAACGCCCTGTTGCAGTTTTCACGGGTCACACTTGCACCTGGcaattttcaaaatgtaactttgtttttgagCAGCTCCTGCCGGTAAGCGGCTGGGGATCCAGCTTCATTGTGCCTCCCCTGAGCATCCAGACAAAATATGACAGTGTGTTCCTCCAGGCCTCGCAGCCCACCAAAGTCACAGTGCAATATCCCAGCCGTCAAGATGTTTTGAGTTTGACTGGGGGGCAGTTTAAGGAGCTCCAGTACCACAGTCCTGAAACACTGTCCATTCAGGCTGATCAAGACATTCAGGTCCTCCTGTTCTTCAATGGTGTCACACTGAACAAGGATAAATATTATGACCCTTTCTTGATGACAATCCTGTCTACAGACCGCTACTGCTCCTCCTACTCAATAGAAGCTTTGCAGGACTTTGAAAACCAAATCCTAATTGTAGCACAGACCAGTGCCATAGCAGAACTCCGGATTGATGGTGTGAATCTCCCGGCTACTGTCCAGTGGAAAAAGGTTACAGGGACAGATTTCTCTTGGGCAGAGATGCTTGTCAAATACAcacctgacagaaacagacacactgtgAGCAGCTCAGGTTCCAGCTTTGCTCTCTACACTATTGGTTTCAGCCACATGAATGGTTATGGCAGCCCAGCACAATGTCTACAGCCAG TAGAAGGACCTTTGTCCTGCAGCAGTATCACCTGCAATGCCAATGAGGTGTGTGAGATGAAGGGAGGCTCTCCATCCTGTGTCCCCAagccagtgaaaagaaaacgTGGTACCTGCTGGGCAGTGGGAGATCCTCACTACCGAACCTTTGACGGCCGATACTATGACTTCATGGGTACCTGCACATACGTCATTGCTAAAAAACGTGGAACAGACGGCCAGCTTCCAGACTTTGAGGTTCTCGCCCAGAATGAGAACAGAGAAAGCCTCAGGGTGTCTTATGTCGGCTTGGTCACAGTAAAGGTGTATGGTTTCACCATCACAGTAGTTCGGTCTGAAACAGGTCGTGTTAGG aTTGACAACACTCTGTGGAGTCTACCAGTAGCCttgaacaacaacaaactgatgaTGTTTCAGAGCGGTCGCTCTGTTGTCATTGAGGCTGATTTTGGTCTAAATGTCCGGTATGACTACAATAACTTTCTTGTGGTCACTTTATCTGATAGTTACGCTGGTAAGACTTGTGGTCTCTGTGGCAATTTCAATGGCAACCCCAAAGATGATTTCACTACACCCTCTGGCACCCAGGCAGATGGGCTTGTGGCCTTTGCGAGCAGCTGGAAGGTTCCAGGGCTGATAGAAGATGCTCTGTGCAGAGATGACTGTGTGGGAGGGTGTGAGCGCTGTGAAAACAGCCTGATGAACATCTGGGCAGGTGACTCGTTTTGTGGGCTGATCACACTTACAATAAATGGGCCATTCAGCAAATGTCATGCTGCCATCGACCCACAAGCATACCTGgaaaactgtaaatatgacGTCTGTATGGGAGGTGGCCTTCGACATTTTCTTTGCAAGGCACTGGAGGCTTACACTGAAGCCTGCCAGCTTGCTGAGATCCAGATTGAAGATTGGAGGACAATTGCTCAATGCC CTCCCAAATGTCCAGCCAACAGCCACTATGAACTCTGTGGCAGTTCCTGTCCAGCCACTTGTTCTGATCCTACTGCTCCATCCAAATGCAAGCGCCCCTGTGTGGAGACCTGCACCTGCAATGCAGGCTTTCTTTTGAGCGGAAATCAGTGTGTGCCTGACACTCAGTGCGGTTGTACCCATGAGGGCCGATACGTCCCGGCTGGGGAATCGTTCTGGGCTGACCAGGGCTGTCAGCGATGGTGTAAATGTGTTGCTGGTAGCAGACGTGTGGAGTGCCAGGATAAAACCTGTGGGGCAGGGCAGCAGTGCCAGGTGGTTGAAGGCATTAGAAAGTGCAAAGCAGCCTCCCACAGCACCTGCCAGGCCACAGGTGACCCCCATTATAAGACCTTTGACAAGCAGAAGTTTGACTTCCAGGGTACATGTGTCTACCAACTAGTTGCACTCTGCTCCAAGAACAAGGAGTTAGTGCCTTTTGAAGTGCTGGTGCAGAATGACCACAGAGGCAGCAAGGTGGTTTCCTACACCAAGTTAGTGGAGATCAAAGTGTATTCCCTCAGCATTGTCATAACCAAGACATACAAGGGTCGGATTTTG GTGAATGATGAGCTACTCAACTTGCCTGTCTCGCTGGCAGAAGGACGGGTATCTGTATATTTGAGTGGCATGTTTGCTGTTGTTACCACAGATTTTGGCCTCAAACTCTCCTTCAACTGGGAAAGTGCTGCATTTGTAACACTGCCAAGTACCTACATGGAAGCTGTTTGTGGACTCTGTGGCAACTATAACGGCAAACCCCAGGATGACCTGATTCCCAAGAATGGTGACAAACCTGTCTCACCAGCAGACTTTGGTGACAGCTGGCAAGTGGCTGAGATTCCAGGCTGTGTCCGTGGATGTGAGGGGGTATGTCCTAGTTGTGACACTAGAAAGAAGGCTCAGTATGAAACAGGAGATTTCTGCGGTATACTGACAGACCCCAAAGGGCCTTTCCGTGATTGCCATGCTAAGGTGGACCCAGCTGGCTTCTTTGAAGACTGTGTTTATGACGTTTGCATGTACAATGGGAAGAAGGATGTGCTGTGTCAGGCTATTACAGCATACACATCTGCCTGCCAGACCGCTGGGGCCACAGTATACAGCTGGAGAACCAGTCAGTTCTGTG CTGTGAAATGTCCAGCCAACAGCCACTATGACATTTGTGCGACTGCCTGCCCTGCCACTTGTCAGAGTCTGGGCCCTCCTCAAGGCTGTCGGGGTCAGTGTAAGGAAGGCTGCTCCTGTGACGAGGGATCCATCCTCAGTGGAGATACCTGCGTTCCCTTTTCTCAGTGTGGCTGCTATGAGAATGGAAAAACCTATACG GTGGGCCAAGCAGTGGTGGACAAAGACTGCAGCTCCAAGTGTGTGTGCCAGGCATCTGGGCTGATGAAGTGTGAAAAACTGTCCTGTGCCAGTGGGGAGGAATGTGGTTTAAGAGATGGGGTCAGAGGTTGTCACGTTAAACAGGGCCGCTGTAAGATCAACCAAGTTGGCCTCCTTACCTCCTTTGATGGCATGTCTGGAGCAATAGAAGCTCAGGGGGCGTTTGATATAGCCTCCCTGTGCGACGAGAGCACAAAGCTGTGGTTCCGTGTGGTCGTGGACGTCAGGGTCTGCAGTGAAGGGGCATCTCCTACTGTTGCCTCTGTGTACGTTTTCTTCAAGCAAACCATTGTCACTGTGAACAGCCAGCAGGAGACATGG GTAAATGGTAGGAAAGTGTCTCTTCCCAGCAAAGTGATGGATGAACTATCTGTCCAAATCTCGGGCAATACTGTGATCATCGATATTGCATCAGTTGTGCGAGTCACCTACTCAGTGTCACAGGAGGTCACTGTTATTGTTGATAGCAGCCTGTCTGGTAAAATGTGCGGTGCCTGTGGAAACTACAATAACAACTCCAAAGATGATATGACGACTGCAGATGGGAAAATCGCCACTGACGTGTCTGTGGTTATTGGCTCCTGGAGCGCTGGGGACTTTTCTAGATG tGGCCTGTAG